The following is a genomic window from Nitrospira sp..
TCATCGAGCGCCTCAGGTGACGGAGCGGCGAAAGACTTCAGGATCGACACCGGCAGGCCCGCATTGCTCCCGGGCGTATAGACCACGAACTCCGCCGCATCGCGTAACTTCTGAATCCGCTCGCCGCTTTGCCCCCATTCACCCAATCCCTTCTGCCACAAGGCTGCCTGCTGCGCCGCATAGTCCGACGCGGATAGCCCCTTCTTGCGCGCGTCGTCCTCGTTGATCCAGGGTGCAAAATCCTCTCCGCGGAGCTGCGGGAACGTGAGCAACAGGTTCGCCAGATCTCCCTTCGGGTCGATGACGAGCGCCGGGATGCCATCGATCGCCGCTTCTTCCAGCAGGCCGAGGCACAGGCCGGTCTTGCCGCTCCCCGTCATGCCGACACAGACGGCATGGGTCACCAAATCTTTCGAATCGTAGAGCAGCCACCCAGGCTTGGCCTGCTTGGTTGTCAGGTCATAGGGGCGCCCCAGATAGAAGACGCCGAGCTTTTCAAAATCGGCGGCGCCGTCAGGAGCTGAATGCGGCGGCTGGGTCGCCGGTACTCCGGCCTTCGAGCTTCCCTTGGTCTTGGAATCGTGCTTCCTCGGCGGCATAGATCACCAGGCTGAGAGTGGAAGGGTCGGGCCGTTGTCCGGAGAAATCGGAGGCCATTCTAGCAGGATGGTGAAAAAGTCCGCCAGCGTTGTTCTCGCGTCGCTCAGAGGCTCCCCGTACCGACACGCGTACACCTCTTTGCTCGCTGCGGCCTCGCTTGTCGCAGCAGCGAGGGCGTGATTGAAGCAAAAGCGGTGGTGAATCATGCGGGCTAGCGTTTTCCGCCGCCCCTGCGTTACAGTAGCACCGCCTTCCGCTGCCGGACAGAGCCGCAGCTACGGCGTCTCCCTTCGAACAGGAAGTAGGTATGGTCGACCTGCTTTCTACAGAGCATCGCATCCTTGAACGGGGACTGATGCAGTTCCGCCCGTTCGGCGTCGAGGCGAACGGTGAACGGATTCGCGACACGCCCGGCATCAAAGTCCGCGCCTTCGTCGATTACCTGGAAGAGTCGGTCGCCCGGACTCACGGCCGCGAGGCCGGCGAAGAGGCGGTCGGCGCCCTCTGCCGGCTGCTGAACGAACGCATCACCGACCGCGCCTACCATGTGTCTCTTCGCTTCCTGAAAAACGACTGGAACAGCTACTCTTACGAATTCGTCTGTTTCCTGATCGAATTCTGCAGGGACATCTCCGGAGATCCGCTGTTCGCCGAACATGCCGGGCGAGCCAAGTTCATCTCTTCTCTCCTGCAGACGTTGGGCCGCCCCTTTTCCGTCCGGTACATCTATGAAAAGTTCGGCTACTTCGGCGAGAAGCTCTCCTCTCTCACCCTCAGCGTGGAATCCGTCACGGACAGCACCGCCGTGCTCACCATGCGGTACCCGCAGTCGATTCTCGACAAACTCGGGCCCTACCGCAACGCCTGCGCCACGGTCATCTGCCAATCGGCGAAGGGCGGGCTCGCGGCCATCCCGGAAAAAGTCCACCATCTCCGGCCGGCCGAGGTCCGCGACCTCCAGTGCGTCGCACAAGGCGATGACTGTTGCCGATGGGAGGTGACATGGGAGCCGGAAAAACATTCCCACGTCCTCTGGATCACACTTGGGCTGATCACCGGCGGATCGGCTTTCGGCTACCTGTCCTTGCGGCACCCCGATCTCTCGCTTATGGAGCGCTTCCTGTTGGCCAGCCCCCTTCTGATCATATGCTGGATCGCCGATTACCTCCGCATTCTTCTGAAGCGCATGCACGGGCGAGAGGCATTGGTCCAGGAACAGTTACGTACGGTCGAGGCGCGGCATGAGGAACTTCGGCAGGTCTACCTGGAACAGGAACAAAAAACGGTGGAGTTGCGGCAGGCCAACTATCAAATCGAATCGCTCAATGCGGGGCTGGAAGAGAAGGTCCGCAAACGGACGGCGGAACTTGAAGACGCCAACGAACGGTTGAAAGAAATGGACCGGCTCAAATCACAGTTCCTTGCCCACGTGTCCCATGAGCTGCGCACCCCCCTCACCGGCATCAAGGGGCTTACGGAAAACCTGTTGGACGGATTGGGGGGGCCGCTCACCACGAAGCAAGAGCACAATCTCCGTCGCGTCGTCGACAATGCCGGGCGTTTGGCCCGCATGATCACCCATCTCCTAGAGCGATCACGCATCGAGGCCGGAAAGCTCGACCTGACCCTGCGGGAAGTCGACCTCCCGGCATTGGCTCACGACCTCGTCGAGCAAATGCGTCCCCTGGCGCTGGCCAAACGCCAGCAGCTGGAACTCTGCCGACAAGACCTTATAGGTACGGTCTGGGCCGATCCCGACAAGGTGAGTCAGATCCTGACGAACCTGGTCGAGAACGCGCTCAAATATACTCAGGACGGCGGAAGGATCGTGGTGACACTGGACGCGCAGAGTCCCCATTGGGCCGCGGTGTCGGTACAGGACGACGGGCCGGGGATTCCCGCCGACGCCCTCCCTAAGCTCTTCGACCCCTTCTACCAGATGCCGGATCTTCACCAGAGTGCGCCCAAAGGCCTGGGGCTCGGCCTCTCCATCGTCAAACAACTCGTCGAAATGCACGGGGGAACGGTCTCGATCCGGAGTGAAGTCGGCCGCGGCTCGGAGTTTCGTTTTACGCTGCCGCTGCGCCCGACGGCAGGAACCCCGCAGGCGACCACCGCCCAGACGAAGCGGCGGATCCTGGTGGTGGACGACGATCCTGATATCCGTCATCTCCTCCAAGAACGCTTGAGCGCGTACGGCTACCACGTCGATACCGCCGCCGATGGAGTCGATGCGTTGCGTCGCATCGGCGGAACCACGTTCGACGGCATGATTCTGGACATCTGTCTGCCGGAATTGGACGGGCTCGCCGTACTGCGGCAGATCCGCGAGCGGAGCGCCATGCCCATCATCATGGTGACGGCGTCCGGAGCCAAGGACCGCGCGGTCCAAGCCGTGAGCATCGGCGCCCAGGACTACGTACTGAAACCGTTTGATGTGGGGCAACTGCGCCAGGTGGTGGAGCGGTGGTTTGGGGCGGAGCAGCCGGTCGGCCATTGAGGTTCGGTCAAGCCGCCCTTACGATTCCTTGAACACGAAAAAGACCGCCCCGCCCATCATGCCGAACCCGACCAGATAGTTCCGCTTGAGCGGCTCTTTCAAATACAGCACCGAAAGAGAATCATGTGCATGAAATTCATCCTTTATGCGATGGTTTCGACCGCACCATACCGGCTTGGTTTGTCTCACCTTCGTTCATGAGTAGGTCCCTTTCCACAAACGGTCCAGGAACTCTTGCCAAGGAAGAATCTCAATTTCACCTACACGGCGCGGAGTCGTTTCCTGGCTCACCACGACATAGTGCTTCAGGAGCCGTTCCTCTTGCAGCGCACGCAGCCCCCGCAAGTCTCGGTCCGACACGTTCCTTTTTGCTTTGACCTCGATGGCGGTACGATCGTTCAAAACAAAATCCACTTCAAAGTCCGACGTCGAGCGCCAATAGGCCAAGTCCGGCACCCCTTCATAATCGCAATAGGTTTTCAGCTCATGGTGGAGGTAGGCCTCGAAGGCTTCTCCGAATTCAGGCGAGCCTTCTTGAAGCTGCCGACGCCGCTGCAAGTGCCGTACGATGCCGATGTCGAAGAAATAAAACTTCGCGGTCGTCAGGGGCTTTCGTTTCTCCGTCCGCTTCCATGCCGGCAAATCGTCGCCCAGTAACGTGTCGCGCAAAATGTAGAAATATTCCTGCACGGTGGATTTGGGCACTTGCGCGTCGCTCGCGATCTTGGAATAGTTGAGCATCTGTCCATTGCACAAGCTCGCCACGGTCAAGAACCGGCTGAACGCGGGTAGATTGCGGACGATGGCCTCGGCCGCCACCTCTTCCTTCAGATAGGTCCCCACGTAGGCCTGAAGATCCTCATAAGGCGAGTCGGAGAAATACAGCGAGGGGAGCAGGCCGCGGTCGAGTGCTGTCAAGAGGTTGAACTGCTGACCAAACTCCCTAAAGCAGAGCGGGTGAAGCCGCTTGATCCGTGCGCGGCCGCCCAGGAGATTCAGCCCCTTACGCTTGAGCGCACGTGCGCTGGAACCAGTCAGCAGGAAGCGAACGTTCTGGTCATCAATCATCACCTGGATCTCATCCAGGAGCAGCGGCAATTTCTGGATTTCGTCCATGATGACCAGCTTGTCCTTGCGGGTCAGCTCCTGGCGCAGCCGGTGGGGCGATTGGTTGAACTTCAGAAAGGTGTCGGTCTCGTGCAGGTTGTAATATTTCGCATGGGGAAACTGGCGGCGGATCATGAACGTCTTCCCCGTTTGCCGGGGACCGAATAGGAAGTAAGACTTGGCTGCTACGAGTTTCGGAAGGTCAAGAATGCGGGGGATGTCCATATAGGCAGATTATGATATTGGACACCGATGCTGTCAATTATCATGATATCTGACGGCGATGGTGGCATATATCTTACTAGCCGGGTCGCCACTGTTCGGCGGCCAAGGAGTCGCGCAGCTGCGGTTCACACAGGCCGGTCGTTGTACATCGGGTGCCCTACCAGGCGATGGTCATGAAGATATTGAAACCGGTGAGCAAAGCAATGAGGTGCTGAGGCTTCCCTGGTAAGTGACTGGCAAGAGAGCGCAAGACTGTTATCTGTTTCTTGCGACGACCTGTGAATGTTATCGCGCTTTAGAGTTTCACGCGGCCACGAGAAGCGACGGGACAACAGCTTCGTCTCAACGCATCGTGGCAAGCTCGCGAAATACTCATCCCTTGACTACTCACCTCATGCCTACACCACCAAAGCGGGCGGACCGGATCGTCCTTCACTGCGCGCGTCCAACGATCACCGTCCCTTTCTGCCTCCTTTTAAAGGAGCGGCCCAGGGCTGCCCTCCCCTCCGCGCATCGGACGAGCACAGTGTCATCGTGCGCGTTCTGCGAGGTGCGCGACGAAGAAGGAGCGTCAGGTTTGCACACGCCGGCGAGTTGGTGAGCCGGCCGTGTCCCCGAAGGACGGCCGGCCAGCACGCTCACACCCCCGCTTCCTTCAATACCTGCCCCGTATAAGACCGCTTCGATTGGGCGATCTCTTTCGGCGAGCCTTCGACCACGATTTCACCCCCGCGGTCGCCGCCTTCGGGTCCCAGGTCGATGATCCAGTCCGCATTGCGGATCACGTCGAGGTTATGTTCGATCACGAGGACGGTATTGCCGGTCTCGACCAGACGATCGAGCACATCCAACAACCGTTGGATGTCGGCGAAGTGCAGGCCGGTGGTGGGCTCGTCCAGGATGTACATGGTGCGGCCGGTGGGACGTTTGGACAGTTCGCGCGAGAGCTTCACGCGCTGGGCCTCGCCGCCCGACAGGGTCGTAGCGGACTGTCCCAGCTTCACGTAATGCAGGCCGACATCGTGGAGCGTCTGCAATTTCGCTTTGATGTAAGGGATGTTCTCGAAAAACTCCAACGCATCATCCACCGTCATGTTGAGGATATCGGCGATGCTGCGCCCCTTGTACTGAATTTCCAAGGTTTCTCGATTGTATCGCTGCCCCTTGCAGACCTCGCAGGTGACGTAGACATCGGGCAGGAAATGCATTTCGATCTTGATCAACCCGTCGCCCTGACAGGCTTCGCAGCGCCCGCCCTTGACGTTGAAGCTGTAGCGGCCCGGCTTGTAGCCGCGCACGCGGGATTCCGGCAAATTCGAGAACAGGTCGCGGATGAAGGTGAAGAGGCCGGTGTAGGTCGCCGGGTTCGAGCGAGGCGTGCGGCCGATCGGCGACTGGTCGATGTCGATGATCTTATCCAGCGCCTCGACGCCCTTTAGCTCTTTGCAGCCGTCGATCTTGGGCTTCTTGTGATAGAGCAGCTGCGAAAGCGAATGGAACAGCACTTCGAGCACCAGGGTACTTTTCCCGGAACCTGAAACGCCGGTCACGCAGGTCAACAGGCCCAGGGGAATGTTGACGGTGACGCCCTTGAGGTTGTGCTTCTTCGCGCCGACCACCGACAGAAAGCCTTTTGGTTTCCGGGTTCGCTGCGGGAGCGACACCATCTGCTCGCCGCGCAAATACTTCCCGGTGAGCGAGTCGGGGTTCGCCATGACCTGCTTCGGTGTGCCCTGGGCCACGATCTTGCCGCCGTGTGTGCCGGCGCCAGGGCCCAGGTCGAGAATGTAGTCGGCAGCCTGCATCGTCTCCGCATCATGTTCGACCACAACAACCGTGTTGCCGAGATCGCGCAGGCGGAGCAGAGTCTGGAGCAAGCGTCGATTGTCCCGTTGATGAAGGCCGATCGACGGCTCATCCAGGATATAGAGGACGCCGACCAATCCCGACCCGATTTGGGTCGCCAAGCGAATGCGCTGACCCTCACCGCCTGAAAGTGTGGCTGCAGGCCGATCAAGCGTCAAATAGTCCAGTCCGACATTGACCAAAAATCCCAGCCGCTCGCGAATTTCCTTGAGGATGCGATGGGCGATGACGAGTTCGCGCTCGGTGAACTTCAAGGCCGTGAAAAAATCAGCCGCCGCCCGTACGGAGAGCTTCGTCACCTCGGCAATCGATTTCTTTGCGATCTTGACGGCCAGGCTTTCCGGCTTAAGCCGCGCCCCCTGGCAAGTGGGGCACAGCTCGAGCAACGTAAAGTCTTCGTCCTCCGAAGCGCCCGGTGTCATGGCATAGCCGATTCCATCGCAGGCAGGGCAGGCGCCGTGCGGACTGTTGAAGGAGAAGACGCGGGGTGTGATCTCCGGATAACTCACGCCGCACTTGATGCAGGCCAGCTTTTCACTATAGAGGTGGAGTTTGCCGGCCTCCGACAGGACACCTACCAGCCCACCGGCCAATTTCAACGAGGTTTCGACGGAGTCCGCCACGCGCCTCATGAGCGCGTCGCCCGGCTTCATCACCAACCGATCGACGACGATTTCGATATTGTGCTTCTTCTGCTTGTCGAGCGTGATGTCGTCGCCAAGATCGACGAGTTCGCCGTCGATCCTGGCCCGCACATAGCCGGCCTTCCGCATCTCCAACAATTCTTTTCGGTACTCACCCTTTCGCCCGCGCACAAGCGGCGACAGAATCTGAAACCTCGCGCCTTCCGGCAATTCGCAGATGGCATCCACCATCTGCTGAACGGTCTGGGCGGTGATTTCCTGACCGCATTGAAAACAGAACGGGCGGCCGACGCGCGCGAAGAGCAGGCGCAGATAGTCGTAGATCTCGGTGACCGTCCCGACCGTGGAGCGGGGATTGTGGCTCGTGCTTTTCTGTTCGATGGAGATCGCCGGCGACAACCCTTCGATGGAATCCACGTCGGGCTTCCCCATCTGTTCGAGAAACTGCCTGGCATAGGCGGACAGGGATTCGACATAGCGCCGCTGCCCCTCGGCATAGATCGTATCGAAGGCCAGCGATGATTTACCCGAACCGCTCAGGCCCGTCATGACGACCAGCTTATCCCGCGGAATCTCGACATCGAGATTCTTCAGGTTGTGCTCGCGTGCCCCTTTGATGATGATGGAATTGGACATAAGCGGCGGGATTATATCATGCGACAGAATCGGAACAGCGGCCCTACCGACGCTTGCGGACGCGACGAGACGACGAGTCGAGCGCTTCACCCCATCGAGTCATGAACGTGGTCACGAACGCATGTTCTTCCTTCGGTTCGACGGCCAACCGTGCCAACGCAAGCGCGACACACAGTGCGATGTGGTATCCCTCCGAGCGGGAAGCGACCGCTCGTCGATAGGTTGGGTGCGCCTCGTTGATGACCACGCTGGATTCGACCAGCCTCGCCAGTTCCACATCGTCCGGATGGCCCTCAAACCGAATGCCCAGTCCGTACCGCATCGGCCTTGTCCTTCCGCCGGTTCCCGGCAGGAGGACCTCACCAGGAGGGACCTGATTCTCTTCGAGCTGCTGCTCCTTATTGTCGCTCCCCGGTTCATCGGGAACAGCCGCGACCTGCTCAACCGGCTCGGCAGCGCTTGGTTCTTGTTCATTCGCCTTGGTAGTAGACGCGACGAACCCGCGCGGATTCTCTTCTGCAGCCTCTCCGCCGATCGGAAGCCGTTTCTGGCCTCCGGCACGCTTCTCCACGAGCGACGCCAACAGGGGGAAGTCTTCCGCCATTTCCACCAGCATGGCCGCCAGATCACGTTCCAATGGACGGAGTGACCGACGACGACCTATGTCCGCCGGTGGGCGGACGTCGCCCCAGGCGGCCAACTGTTTGGCCACCGCTTCTTGAATCGCCTTGCGGTAGCTGAGATACAACGCGCCGCGGGCACCGACGCGGACGAAGTCGCCTTTGTTCAGAGTCAGCGCTGCGGCAAGGGCCGGCACCTCGATGACTCCGGCCACTCGATCCGGGGTCGCCGGTGTGATCCCCAACCAGTCCCATCCGTGCTTGATGACTTTTCCGAAGGTACTGACCGCCACGCCCCGCTTGTCCTCAGGAAGCGGCGCCTCGGTCCGAAGCAAATAGCCCACCGCCGACGGCTTCCGCTTTCGTGCCAAACAGACCGCAAGCCGGGCGACTTCTTGCGCACGGATCCTCTGCCCATCCAACGCCCGCCCCCCTACCTCAAACAGGATTCGCTTCGGATAGTGGGGCGACAGGATCTCGTCGAATTCGGTTTCGAAGAGCGGTTGGAACTGCCGGCGCAACGCCGCCTCCAGATAGCCTTCGTCCAAGAGCGGTGAGAGTG
Proteins encoded in this region:
- a CDS encoding putative membrane protein translates to MRQTKPVWCGRNHRIKDEFHAHDSLSVLYLKEPLKRNYLVGFGMMGGAVFFVFKES
- a CDS encoding Excinuclease ABC subunit A, coding for MSNSIIIKGAREHNLKNLDVEIPRDKLVVMTGLSGSGKSSLAFDTIYAEGQRRYVESLSAYARQFLEQMGKPDVDSIEGLSPAISIEQKSTSHNPRSTVGTVTEIYDYLRLLFARVGRPFCFQCGQEITAQTVQQMVDAICELPEGARFQILSPLVRGRKGEYRKELLEMRKAGYVRARIDGELVDLGDDITLDKQKKHNIEIVVDRLVMKPGDALMRRVADSVETSLKLAGGLVGVLSEAGKLHLYSEKLACIKCGVSYPEITPRVFSFNSPHGACPACDGIGYAMTPGASEDEDFTLLELCPTCQGARLKPESLAVKIAKKSIAEVTKLSVRAAADFFTALKFTERELVIAHRILKEIRERLGFLVNVGLDYLTLDRPAATLSGGEGQRIRLATQIGSGLVGVLYILDEPSIGLHQRDNRRLLQTLLRLRDLGNTVVVVEHDAETMQAADYILDLGPGAGTHGGKIVAQGTPKQVMANPDSLTGKYLRGEQMVSLPQRTRKPKGFLSVVGAKKHNLKGVTVNIPLGLLTCVTGVSGSGKSTLVLEVLFHSLSQLLYHKKPKIDGCKELKGVEALDKIIDIDQSPIGRTPRSNPATYTGLFTFIRDLFSNLPESRVRGYKPGRYSFNVKGGRCEACQGDGLIKIEMHFLPDVYVTCEVCKGQRYNRETLEIQYKGRSIADILNMTVDDALEFFENIPYIKAKLQTLHDVGLHYVKLGQSATTLSGGEAQRVKLSRELSKRPTGRTMYILDEPTTGLHFADIQRLLDVLDRLVETGNTVLVIEHNLDVIRNADWIIDLGPEGGDRGGEIVVEGSPKEIAQSKRSYTGQVLKEAGV